The genomic interval CCGCCTGGCAGTCGGTGGCGCTGTGGACCGGGCTGGCCGCCGTCGTCGGCCACGTGGCCCCGGTGTGGGGCCGGTTCCGCAGCGGCGGCTCCGGGCTGGTCCCCGCACTGGCCCTGCTCCTCGCGTACGCGCCGTCGCTGTTCACGGCGTCCGTGCTCGCCTTCTTCGCCGGGCTCGTCCTCACCCGCTCGCCCCGGCCGGCCGTGGCCGTGGCGCTCGCCATGACCGTCGGCGCGGCGTGGGCGGCGTGGCTCACCGAGGTGCCGTCCGGCTGGGGGGTGGTCAACGGCCCCGAGGTCACGCTGTGGGCGGCCGTCCTCGGCGGCGTGCTGTTCGCCCGCTGGCAGCGGGGCGACGTGCCCGCCCCACCCGGCGGCCCGAGCGGCCCGAGCGGCCCCGCCCGCCCAGGCCCCCGTCAGTAGCCGAGCCGCTGGAGCGCCTCCGGG from Acidimicrobiales bacterium carries:
- a CDS encoding glycerol-3-phosphate acyltransferase → MRSVTAVGLVSGPLILLGYAVGSLPVAYLLARRRLRSQLRGAPIRADGQTNDGAVVAATHAALALAVATLAWHVTVRVAPGGNYRVPEASRIAFASTQVLTAWQSVALWTGLAAVVGHVAPVWGRFRSGGSGLVPALALLLAYAPSLFTASVLAFFAGLVLTRSPRPAVAVALAMTVGAAWAAWLTEVPSGWGVVNGPEVTLWAAVLGGVLFARWQRGDVPAPPGGPSGPSGPARPGPRQ